The Stigmatella ashevillena genomic sequence CAGCGCCGTCACGCTGGAAGACAAGAGCCGACTGCGCGGAATCTGTCCCTTGCGCCGTGCGTCCCGCAGACGCTTCGCCGTGGGCTTCTCCGACTTGCTCACCGGGATCCCTCTCCGAGCAGCAGCAACGCACCTTCCAGGCTCGCCACCTCCGCCAGCAGCCGCTCGCAGAGCACACCCACTCCAAGCCACAGGAGCGCGCCCCCTCCCAGGATGCGAAGGGGGGCCCCCAACTCCTGAAGGTTCATCTGCGGCGCGGCGCGAGAAGCCATCCCCACCCAGCAGTCCACGGCCATCGACGCCGCAGCGATGGGAGCGCCTACCGCCAGCCCGGTGGCCAGCGCGCTCCCCGCCAGCAGGACCACGTGCCGTGTTGCGGCTTCAGACGGAACGGACGCTCCCAACGGGACCACCCCAAAGCCCCGGAGGATCCCCGAAAGCACCACGGGAAACAGCCCTCCGGTCACCACCTGCGCGACGAGCAGCTGATAGAGCACATCCCCTGTCGCGGATTCGCGGCTTCCCGCCACCGGAAGGCTCGCCTCGGCGGAGGCGCCCCGGAACAGATCGATGAACCGTCCTCCCATCCTCGCCGCATCGAAAGGAAGCGCGGCCAGGAGACCCACCGCGGTCCCATAAGCCAACTCCCTGAGGACCAGCGCCCCCCACTCCCCCAGCGTCTCCACGGGCACGGGCACCTTCACCCCGGCGGCCAGATGCAGAAAGAGGGCAAGGCTCAGCACCAGGGACAACTTCACGGTGCTGGGCACGGCCTGCCCTCCCAGGAGCGGACAGAGGAAGGCCATGGGCACCAGCCGCGCGGAGCACAACGCCACGGCATCCGTGTGGGGCCCGAGGTGTTCAAGCTGTGTCCAGAGAAGTTCCAACGTCATGCGGCGACCTCGGCGATGAGCGTGAACAGTTGCCGCGTGAAGAGCGTGAGCTGGGCGGCGCTCCAGGGGCCCGCCAGCACGAGCGCCAGCACCGCTGCCCCCAGCTTGGGAACCACCGAGAGCGTGCTCTCCTGAATCTGGGTGGTCGCCTGGAACAGGCTCATGATGAAGCCCACCACCAGGCTCGCCCCCACCGGCGGCAGCGAAGCAAGAACCATCAGCAGCAGTGCCTCGCGCCCCACCGCGAGCAAGAGATCCTGGGTCATGGCGTCACCGGTACCCGAGGATGAGCCCCTGCGCGAGCAGGGCCCAACCATCCACGGACACGAAGAGGAGGATCTTGAAGGGCAGGCTGATCTGGCTCGGAGACAGGCTCTGCATGCCCAGCGCCAGCAGGATGTTGGCAATGACCATGTCCAACACCAGGAATGGCAAGAAGATGAGGAAGCCCATTTGAAAGGCCTCCTTCAGCTCGGTGATGACGAAGGCGGGAACCACCACGAAGAGGTCTCCCTCCTGCACCTGCTCGGCCTCCTCAGGAGGCCGCAGCTCGCGCGCAAGCTCCACGAAGCGGCTCCGCTCCTCGGCGCTGCCGTGCTTGACGAGGAAGGCGCGCAGAGGCTCTGCCGTCCGCTCCACCGCCGCGAGAATCTGCGCTCCGGTTTCCGCGCCCTGAGCGGCCTCCGCCCCCACCTCATACATGCGTCCCATGACGGGCGACATGATGTGCGCCGAGAGCACCGCGGCCAGCCCCGTCAGGACAAGGGTGGGGGGAGCCTGCTGGGTTCCCATCGCCGAGCGCGCGAGCGACAGCACCACGGCGATCTTCGAGAAGCTCGTGAGCATCACCACCGCGAAGGGCAGCAGGGACAGTCCTGCGAGGACCGCCATCATCGTCAGGGGATTGCCTGCGTGAGAGGCCTGCGCGAGGGTTTGCCCGCTCGCTGCGGCCCATCCCGGCAGAAGCAGGAGCGCGATGAACCCGAACCGCCTCATTGAAGGACTCCCTTGGGGACCGTGGAAGAGCGGCGCCGGGACAGCTTGTCCCGCGATGGACCCTGGCCTCTCTGCTCCAGGGGGGTCTCGTGGAGTTCCGCGAACGAGTCCCCGAACGCCACCAGGAAGCGCTTGCCATCCACCTCCACCAGCGCCAGGCCACACCGCTGAGAAAGACCGGCCCGGGAGACGATCCGCAGACGCTCCGGGAGGACAAAGCGGGGGCCCAGAGACCTGCGGCACCACCACCCCATCCCCACCCCCGCCAGGGCCAGGGCTCCCAACCCCCAGCGCGCAGCCTGGGAAACCGGCATGCGTCCCAGCCATCCCATTGCAGCGAGCCCGAGCACAAGGCCCGTCGCCACCCACAACCGGTTCCGAGGAGAA encodes the following:
- a CDS encoding EscT/YscT/HrcT family type III secretion system export apparatus protein, which translates into the protein MTLELLWTQLEHLGPHTDAVALCSARLVPMAFLCPLLGGQAVPSTVKLSLVLSLALFLHLAAGVKVPVPVETLGEWGALVLRELAYGTAVGLLAALPFDAARMGGRFIDLFRGASAEASLPVAGSRESATGDVLYQLLVAQVVTGGLFPVVLSGILRGFGVVPLGASVPSEAATRHVVLLAGSALATGLAVGAPIAAASMAVDCWVGMASRAAPQMNLQELGAPLRILGGGALLWLGVGVLCERLLAEVASLEGALLLLGEGSR
- a CDS encoding flagellar biosynthetic protein FliQ is translated as MTQDLLLAVGREALLLMVLASLPPVGASLVVGFIMSLFQATTQIQESTLSVVPKLGAAVLALVLAGPWSAAQLTLFTRQLFTLIAEVAA
- the sctR gene encoding type III secretion system export apparatus subunit SctR, encoding MRRFGFIALLLLPGWAAASGQTLAQASHAGNPLTMMAVLAGLSLLPFAVVMLTSFSKIAVVLSLARSAMGTQQAPPTLVLTGLAAVLSAHIMSPVMGRMYEVGAEAAQGAETGAQILAAVERTAEPLRAFLVKHGSAEERSRFVELARELRPPEEAEQVQEGDLFVVVPAFVITELKEAFQMGFLIFLPFLVLDMVIANILLALGMQSLSPSQISLPFKILLFVSVDGWALLAQGLILGYR
- a CDS encoding flagellar biosynthetic protein FliO, coding for MFNALSPRNRLWVATGLVLGLAAMGWLGRMPVSQAARWGLGALALAGVGMGWWCRRSLGPRFVLPERLRIVSRAGLSQRCGLALVEVDGKRFLVAFGDSFAELHETPLEQRGQGPSRDKLSRRRSSTVPKGVLQ